In the Leptospira selangorensis genome, one interval contains:
- a CDS encoding TetR/AcrR family transcriptional regulator, with the protein MSSKEDILTITADLFYTNGYNNTGLAEILSKCNLAKTSLYHHFGSKAGLGIAYLERMKEELFTRIHKWVNKRESLSEYLRAWIWYIKKSIKENKFQGCPFASFAYGLSMDDLKIFSPKMEEISKEWISLLSEFIRSLQKDGKLKKDQNPSEIASEMLAIYHGHVTLWKLTRDSKQIETMDRKFKELAKSVERR; encoded by the coding sequence ATGTCTAGTAAGGAAGATATATTAACTATAACTGCGGACCTATTTTACACGAATGGTTATAATAATACGGGGCTTGCGGAGATACTTAGTAAATGTAATTTAGCTAAGACAAGCTTATACCATCATTTCGGATCCAAGGCAGGTCTTGGGATTGCCTATTTAGAAAGGATGAAAGAAGAACTATTTACTAGAATTCACAAATGGGTAAATAAGAGAGAATCTCTCAGTGAATATTTGAGAGCATGGATCTGGTATATTAAGAAAAGTATAAAGGAAAACAAATTCCAAGGTTGCCCATTTGCAAGTTTTGCTTACGGGCTCTCCATGGATGATCTGAAAATTTTCTCTCCTAAGATGGAGGAGATCAGTAAGGAATGGATTTCGCTTTTATCTGAATTTATCCGGAGCCTTCAAAAGGATGGAAAACTTAAAAAAGACCAAAACCCGAGTGAAATCGCTTCCGAAATGTTGGCCATCTACCATGGACATGTTACTTTATGGAAGTTGACCAGGGATTCCAAGCAGATCGAAACGATGGATCGGAAATTTAAAGAATTAGCGAAGAGTGTAGAGCGGCGATAA
- a CDS encoding LIC11113 family protein — MQNIFHLRTKRLLLSFVSLGVLFFSVFIPDSGSFAEEPVLQKANSRIGDFAEKEFQEGWRKYSKEKDARPLKEWFKQHGTVHIGECKFRSLPESEEIQYLSLDCPGKKLNGFFYSGEERLRSPERIDSFRVKGPVKLGKSVYWELEFSAENLKVASSKPAPGDKSNPETKLVDKTSTVNFGLQYFLSIAKHPIDRPTPKGKEIFFDSSCPLLYLGKDADFYWDKSLYYSFQASCLPDSPYSWIRIKADLSGNVLVDNQPTEELQEGARYLAKLKLESVEKDKIVWSDAELFHE, encoded by the coding sequence ATGCAGAATATTTTCCATTTAAGAACGAAAAGACTCCTTCTTTCTTTTGTGAGCCTGGGAGTTTTGTTTTTTTCCGTTTTTATTCCGGATTCTGGAAGTTTCGCAGAAGAACCAGTTCTTCAAAAAGCAAATTCCAGGATTGGAGACTTTGCTGAGAAAGAATTCCAGGAAGGATGGAGAAAATACAGCAAAGAGAAAGATGCAAGGCCTTTAAAAGAATGGTTCAAACAACATGGGACCGTTCATATAGGTGAATGTAAGTTCAGATCTCTTCCTGAGTCCGAGGAAATTCAGTATCTTTCTTTGGATTGTCCCGGAAAAAAACTAAACGGTTTCTTTTATTCAGGAGAAGAAAGATTACGTTCTCCGGAAAGAATAGATTCTTTCAGAGTGAAAGGTCCGGTTAAGTTAGGAAAATCAGTTTATTGGGAATTGGAATTTTCTGCGGAGAATTTAAAAGTAGCGAGTTCCAAACCTGCACCGGGCGATAAATCCAATCCGGAAACTAAATTAGTGGATAAAACTTCCACTGTGAATTTTGGTCTGCAATATTTCTTAAGCATTGCCAAACATCCCATAGACCGCCCTACTCCTAAAGGAAAAGAGATCTTTTTTGATTCTTCCTGCCCTCTTCTGTATCTGGGTAAGGATGCGGATTTTTATTGGGATAAATCTTTGTATTATTCTTTCCAGGCCAGTTGTTTACCGGATTCTCCTTATTCCTGGATCAGGATCAAAGCGGATCTGAGCGGAAATGTTTTAGTGGATAACCAACCGACGGAAGAACTCCAAGAAGGGGCACGTTACCTGGCAAAATTGAAATTAGAATCGGTAGAAAAGGATAAAATTGTATGGTCCGACGCGGAGTTGTTTCATGAATAA
- a CDS encoding HAD family hydrolase yields MFSNSDWSSEIFSYLEENLTGRKFHTVLFDFDNTLVRHDFGEAVMCELLLAGVPWIESLSPYFPEKNICERLENLRKTDPKSFMDGIWEYYESKIEREGLGVGYRWSTWIFSGRSAKELEKTAISVWEKNQKDTSVNGVQAFLPMFEIVKELTQAGSKIWIVTASPEPVIQAVSEKWGIPRENVLGMRLIEKDGILSPDLIEPFTYGIGKVELLNLANGNLGYDLAFGDSENDFPMLANTRSRGIFLDRGKKSPPPGAFVQSVKNWKTIPL; encoded by the coding sequence TTGTTCTCTAATTCAGACTGGTCTTCCGAAATCTTTTCCTATTTAGAAGAGAACCTGACCGGTCGTAAATTCCATACGGTTTTATTCGATTTTGATAATACTCTTGTACGTCACGATTTCGGCGAAGCTGTTATGTGTGAGCTCCTACTTGCGGGAGTTCCTTGGATAGAATCTCTTTCTCCATACTTTCCTGAAAAAAATATCTGCGAAAGATTAGAAAACCTTAGAAAGACAGATCCCAAATCCTTTATGGACGGGATCTGGGAATATTATGAATCCAAGATAGAAAGAGAAGGCCTAGGAGTAGGTTATAGATGGTCCACTTGGATCTTCTCTGGCAGATCTGCAAAAGAATTAGAAAAAACTGCAATATCCGTTTGGGAAAAAAATCAGAAGGACACGAGTGTAAACGGAGTCCAAGCCTTTCTTCCTATGTTCGAAATTGTAAAAGAACTTACCCAAGCAGGAAGTAAGATTTGGATCGTAACCGCTTCTCCAGAACCAGTGATCCAGGCAGTCTCCGAAAAATGGGGGATCCCAAGGGAAAATGTCCTGGGCATGCGTTTAATAGAAAAGGACGGAATTTTAAGCCCTGATTTAATAGAACCTTTCACATATGGTATCGGCAAGGTAGAACTACTCAATTTAGCAAATGGAAATCTAGGATACGATCTTGCATTTGGAGATTCGGAGAATGATTTTCCGATGTTAGCAAACACTCGCTCCAGAGGGATCTTCTTAGATAGAGGAAAAAAATCGCCGCCTCCCGGAGCCTTTGTTCAATCCGTCAAAAACTGGAAAACGATCCCGCTATAA
- a CDS encoding sulfurtransferase — protein MSHWSFLKTDLNEKQDLFIDCRSQAQYQESTLKGAYYFPFVKKAFASDPDSSKKLLGPIEEILALAKKEEKSRILVFDEGMGMFASRLVFLLRCAGFQNAFLIGQRWPVDGAKEKGSKELDIGPSSKVRKLEGVIDKAFLEKNLTRLQIFDTRTPEEYDGKLPRLTAPEPGSLCGRLPGAFLWDWRMLYDANGELVDKTFFNKKLRGFPFMPERTTVIYDYNGARSSLLAMMLKEVGYNDVNVYVGSWFEWRKSNLPKQAANIYGQTGAGASAPRVGGVDRKS, from the coding sequence TTGTCTCACTGGAGTTTTCTTAAAACCGACCTGAACGAAAAGCAGGACTTATTCATCGATTGTCGCTCACAAGCGCAATACCAAGAATCCACCTTAAAGGGTGCGTATTATTTTCCATTCGTCAAAAAGGCTTTTGCTTCCGATCCGGATTCTTCCAAAAAATTATTGGGCCCGATCGAAGAGATACTTGCTCTCGCTAAAAAAGAAGAGAAGTCCAGGATCTTGGTTTTTGACGAGGGCATGGGGATGTTCGCATCCAGACTCGTTTTCCTTTTGAGATGCGCAGGTTTTCAAAATGCGTTTTTGATAGGGCAACGTTGGCCTGTAGACGGAGCAAAAGAAAAAGGTTCTAAAGAATTAGATATAGGACCTTCTTCCAAAGTCCGCAAACTAGAGGGCGTGATCGACAAAGCATTCTTAGAAAAGAACTTAACTCGCCTGCAAATTTTCGATACTCGCACCCCGGAAGAATATGATGGAAAACTTCCTCGTTTGACTGCTCCTGAACCGGGAAGTTTATGCGGAAGATTGCCGGGCGCATTCCTTTGGGATTGGAGAATGTTGTATGACGCGAACGGTGAGCTCGTGGACAAAACCTTCTTTAATAAAAAGTTAAGAGGTTTTCCTTTTATGCCTGAAAGGACCACCGTTATCTATGATTATAACGGAGCAAGATCCTCCTTACTTGCAATGATGCTCAAAGAAGTCGGATACAATGACGTAAACGTATATGTTGGCTCTTGGTTCGAGTGGAGAAAATCCAATCTACCTAAACAAGCAGCGAATATTTACGGACAGACTGGGGCAGGAGCTTCTGCACCAAGAGTTGGTGGCGTAGACAGAAAAAGTTAA
- a CDS encoding alpha-glucosidase, which translates to MRFFFIISILFAFLLDCGSRFEKISPFSIPPQEFDLGNGVKAVFLPTELSFITPKGRILEFNLKDAFLSSAKGEQVVNYRKATFKIKDKILLECGSQTIESLGLESGALLLKGKLTGKNCETGYSIRFISSANFGLDWKVEVSNPELNRTFIKFKSDESESIYGLGEQFSHLNLKGKKPFLFSEEQGVGRGDQPITWGAELLEGAGGNEYSTYTPIPFFLTSRNRAFFFENSSYSVFDFEEDSEIAIEFRERGLNVKSWKAASPKEILKLYTSHTGRFPNLPDWAYGTWLGIQGGKSVVLEKIEEAKKAGNPITALWIQDWVGQRKTVFGSQLWWKWFPDETRYPDFKNFVKELNQKNIQVLGYINPMLATEGTLFEEAVKNNYLVKDKEGKDYIVQTAGFPAGLLDLTNPKTRTWIKNIIKQNLIGNGLSGWMADFGEWLPTDAVLFSKESSEIYHNRYPVEWAKLNREAIQEAGKEGQIVFFTRAGYSYSNKYSTSFWAGDQMVSWGRHDGIVSSLIGILSGGMSGLSLNHSDIGGYTTIPSPIKDYFRSKELFLRWSELNVFTPVFRTHEGNRPAKNHQPYSDPDTIKEFARYGQIHLALKEYFKFLNKEASESGLPLLRPLYLSYPEDNNTRDLQNQFLLGEDLLVIPVLEKGEDTVKGYMPKGEWEHVWTGKTFQGGVWIEMEAPLGSPAIFLKKKGVWYEKLKSALSTFKKN; encoded by the coding sequence ATGAGGTTCTTTTTTATTATCAGCATACTATTTGCATTTTTATTGGATTGTGGATCCAGATTTGAAAAAATCTCTCCGTTTTCTATTCCTCCTCAAGAATTCGACCTTGGTAACGGGGTCAAAGCAGTATTCTTACCGACTGAACTATCGTTCATTACTCCTAAAGGTAGAATATTAGAATTCAACTTAAAAGATGCATTTCTTTCTTCTGCGAAAGGAGAACAGGTCGTAAATTATAGAAAAGCAACTTTCAAGATCAAAGATAAGATCTTATTAGAATGTGGATCCCAGACAATTGAAAGTCTTGGATTAGAATCGGGTGCATTATTATTAAAAGGAAAACTCACAGGAAAAAATTGTGAAACAGGATACTCGATCCGATTCATATCTTCCGCTAATTTCGGATTAGATTGGAAGGTAGAAGTTTCTAATCCTGAATTAAATCGAACATTTATCAAATTCAAATCGGATGAGTCAGAAAGTATTTATGGACTTGGTGAACAATTCTCTCATCTAAATCTAAAAGGAAAAAAACCATTTTTATTTTCCGAAGAACAAGGAGTGGGAAGGGGAGACCAACCGATTACCTGGGGAGCAGAATTATTAGAAGGAGCCGGAGGAAATGAATACAGCACCTATACTCCTATCCCATTTTTTCTCACTTCTCGAAACAGAGCATTCTTCTTTGAAAACAGTTCCTATTCAGTCTTTGATTTTGAAGAAGATTCCGAAATTGCAATAGAGTTTAGAGAAAGAGGACTTAATGTAAAATCCTGGAAAGCTGCTAGCCCTAAAGAGATCCTAAAATTATATACTTCACATACCGGAAGATTTCCGAATTTGCCTGATTGGGCATATGGAACCTGGCTTGGTATCCAAGGCGGAAAGTCTGTCGTTTTGGAAAAGATAGAAGAAGCAAAAAAGGCCGGAAATCCGATTACTGCTCTTTGGATCCAAGACTGGGTGGGACAAAGAAAAACAGTATTCGGTTCTCAACTATGGTGGAAATGGTTTCCGGATGAGACCAGATATCCTGATTTTAAAAACTTCGTAAAAGAATTAAATCAAAAGAATATTCAGGTTTTAGGATATATCAATCCTATGCTTGCAACGGAAGGAACTTTATTCGAAGAAGCGGTCAAAAACAATTATTTAGTAAAAGATAAAGAAGGAAAAGATTATATAGTCCAAACCGCAGGATTTCCCGCAGGACTATTAGATCTTACGAATCCTAAAACTCGGACCTGGATCAAAAATATCATCAAACAAAATCTAATAGGTAACGGACTCTCCGGCTGGATGGCGGATTTCGGAGAATGGTTGCCTACGGATGCGGTATTATTCTCTAAAGAATCTTCAGAGATCTATCATAACCGTTATCCTGTAGAATGGGCAAAGCTGAACAGAGAAGCCATCCAGGAAGCAGGCAAAGAAGGGCAGATCGTATTTTTCACTCGCGCAGGTTATAGTTATTCCAATAAATATTCCACTTCCTTTTGGGCGGGGGACCAGATGGTAAGCTGGGGAAGACATGATGGGATCGTATCTTCTTTGATCGGAATATTGAGCGGAGGAATGTCGGGACTTAGCTTAAATCATAGCGATATAGGCGGATACACTACGATCCCAAGTCCTATTAAAGATTATTTTAGATCTAAAGAATTGTTTCTTCGTTGGTCTGAGTTGAACGTATTCACTCCGGTTTTTAGAACTCATGAAGGGAATAGGCCTGCTAAAAACCACCAACCGTATTCAGACCCGGACACAATAAAAGAATTTGCAAGATACGGACAGATACATCTCGCATTAAAAGAATATTTTAAATTTCTAAATAAAGAAGCGAGTGAATCAGGACTTCCTTTATTACGTCCGCTCTATCTTTCTTACCCGGAAGATAATAATACGAGAGATCTACAAAACCAGTTTTTACTCGGAGAGGATCTGCTCGTAATCCCAGTCCTAGAAAAAGGAGAAGATACTGTAAAAGGATATATGCCTAAGGGAGAATGGGAACATGTTTGGACAGGTAAAACATTCCAGGGAGGAGTTTGGATAGAAATGGAAGCTCCTCTTGGATCTCCTGCGATCTTTTTGAAAAAGAAAGGTGTTTGGTACGAAAAACTAAAATCTGCACTTTCTACTTTTAAAAAGAATTGA
- a CDS encoding RluA family pseudouridine synthase, whose protein sequence is MRETKPKFQVPETPIHKWYEKGFLLAVEKPAGIPVHATFDPNRPTLEDLVRKQEKEPDLRLLHRLDRDTSGILLFCKEPSKNKEADSILADSEKTYLAICIGIPKEKEFRVECFLKDGKGKVSSVRSGGKKAITDFTLLSYSKEKNLSLVAAKLVTGRRHQIRFHLSSIGTPILGDETYSNPSVKSLVPKPKRFLLHSYLLKFKNEFEEDIKIVSELPIDFQAYMRFFSGIRFPE, encoded by the coding sequence ATGAGGGAAACAAAGCCTAAATTTCAGGTCCCTGAGACTCCGATCCATAAATGGTATGAGAAGGGGTTCCTACTTGCTGTCGAAAAACCGGCCGGGATCCCGGTCCATGCTACATTCGATCCGAATCGTCCCACCCTGGAAGATCTTGTCCGGAAACAGGAGAAGGAGCCTGATCTAAGGTTACTGCACAGACTAGATCGGGACACTAGCGGAATCCTATTATTCTGCAAAGAACCATCTAAAAACAAAGAAGCGGATTCAATCTTAGCGGATTCAGAAAAAACATATTTGGCTATTTGTATTGGAATTCCAAAAGAGAAAGAATTCAGAGTGGAATGTTTTCTAAAAGATGGAAAAGGAAAAGTAAGTTCAGTTCGTTCAGGTGGTAAAAAAGCGATCACTGATTTTACTCTTCTTTCCTATTCTAAGGAGAAAAACCTCTCGTTGGTTGCAGCAAAATTGGTTACTGGAAGAAGGCACCAAATTCGTTTTCATCTGTCTTCTATCGGCACTCCAATCTTGGGAGATGAAACTTACAGTAATCCTTCCGTTAAAAGTTTAGTTCCTAAACCAAAACGTTTTTTATTACATTCGTATCTTCTAAAATTCAAAAATGAATTCGAAGAAGATATAAAAATTGTATCAGAGCTTCCGATTGATTTTCAAGCATACATGCGCTTTTTTTCTGGTATACGATTCCCGGAATAA
- a CDS encoding M23 family metallopeptidase, whose translation MAAQKGKNQMKRKTILSIVGASALVVLSWKSFANTYLEEVKVDNQFIQTYQSREGIWIVPGKVKESLEDLYHKFGTSEREVRLLNGIHDSGKIQNSEPVFFPYNANYTRNLLLEDKGREIFTSDARELIWPLSFKYSRVTSRLGRRWNALHAGVDIACPNGSVVIAAADGVVTDSKRDGGYGLRVVLSHPQINGIQTLYAHNSLLFVKQGDKVKKGQVLALSGNTGHTTGPHVHFEVRYQNVVLNPEHYLPPFLADKESQVAIAKETIQQ comes from the coding sequence TTGGCGGCGCAAAAAGGAAAGAACCAAATGAAAAGAAAAACTATTCTTTCAATAGTAGGTGCATCTGCCCTAGTCGTACTTTCCTGGAAATCTTTCGCAAATACATATTTGGAAGAAGTGAAGGTTGATAACCAATTCATCCAAACCTATCAGTCTAGAGAAGGGATCTGGATCGTTCCTGGAAAAGTAAAAGAATCCTTAGAGGATCTTTACCATAAATTCGGAACATCAGAAAGAGAAGTTCGCCTTCTTAACGGGATCCACGACAGCGGAAAAATCCAAAACTCAGAGCCTGTATTCTTCCCTTATAACGCAAATTATACACGTAATCTTCTATTAGAGGACAAAGGAAGAGAGATCTTCACCTCTGATGCCAGAGAGTTGATCTGGCCTTTAAGCTTTAAATATTCCAGAGTTACTTCCAGATTGGGAAGACGTTGGAATGCACTGCATGCAGGTGTGGACATTGCTTGTCCGAACGGATCCGTAGTGATCGCAGCAGCTGATGGAGTTGTGACAGATTCTAAAAGAGACGGTGGATACGGACTTAGAGTAGTTCTTTCTCATCCTCAAATCAATGGGATCCAGACATTATACGCTCATAATTCTCTTCTTTTTGTGAAACAAGGGGATAAGGTTAAAAAAGGGCAGGTGCTTGCACTTTCCGGAAATACGGGTCACACAACCGGACCTCATGTTCACTTCGAAGTTCGTTACCAAAATGTTGTATTGAACCCTGAACATTATCTTCCTCCTTTTTTAGCGGATAAAGAATCCCAAGTTGCGATCGCAAAAGAAACCATCCAACAATAA
- a CDS encoding SDR family NAD(P)-dependent oxidoreductase — protein sequence MSESIALIIGGSGAAGHSAIDAIREYSSKTGQTWKIYSTTSGESQVQGSDKTIPLIKLEEPEEAVSNIQKFLNKENVKVDILIYTPARGNLGYPVSETPDEDIIAAAKFCFDPMLDLEKKLNPRITVGYSAYYYLPHLLTFYGSLAFIKKKMEEWALQKPDSRKIIRAGTFFSQSVRGITIILQRLAKSSPHPDLQKLMEEQKVSGKKFGDFFIDYIQSRENESFAKNFPGIPYRITEPNDLKIALLKILDGEKAPIVSLVGDWLWTEDKLPSMPEYLKKR from the coding sequence ATGAGCGAGTCAATAGCATTGATCATAGGTGGATCAGGAGCAGCAGGCCATAGTGCAATTGATGCAATCCGAGAATATTCCTCCAAAACAGGACAAACCTGGAAGATCTACTCCACTACCTCTGGAGAATCTCAGGTCCAAGGTTCAGATAAAACAATTCCACTCATCAAATTAGAAGAACCGGAAGAAGCAGTTTCGAATATTCAAAAATTCTTAAATAAAGAAAATGTCAAAGTAGATATACTCATCTATACGCCTGCCAGAGGAAACTTAGGATATCCAGTATCCGAAACTCCCGACGAAGATATTATTGCTGCCGCAAAATTCTGTTTTGATCCAATGTTGGATCTTGAGAAAAAATTAAATCCAAGGATCACAGTCGGATATTCCGCTTATTATTATCTTCCCCACTTGCTTACATTCTATGGTTCGTTGGCATTCATCAAAAAGAAAATGGAAGAATGGGCTCTCCAAAAACCGGATTCCAGAAAGATTATACGCGCTGGAACATTTTTCAGCCAAAGTGTAAGAGGGATCACGATCATACTGCAAAGACTTGCAAAATCTTCTCCTCATCCTGACTTACAAAAATTGATGGAAGAGCAAAAAGTTTCCGGCAAAAAATTCGGCGACTTCTTTATAGATTATATCCAATCGAGAGAGAACGAAAGTTTTGCCAAAAATTTCCCAGGCATTCCCTACAGGATCACCGAACCGAATGATCTAAAAATTGCTCTATTAAAAATACTAGATGGAGAGAAGGCGCCAATTGTTTCTTTAGTAGGAGACTGGCTCTGGACGGAAGATAAACTTCCGAGCATGCCTGAGTATTTGAAAAAACGCTAA
- a CDS encoding S1C family serine protease, which produces MNKFWILRAGLVLIFSFPVFSQTNGNSDLKTLLNGVVIVRSDIYPDASDPLEFGDQDLSRDVGSGFIIAGNRILTNAHVISESKYLKVKRFNSSKYYNAKVEFIGFDCDLALISVEDEEFFSGVEPLEITEESPSLGSNLLMLGYPEGAENLTLENGLVNRVERLRYSFTGLDYRKVIRVGANILPGYSGGPAIQNGKVAGIIFEVSQIQGNTAYLIPPEVVQHFLKDIQDGQYDGFPFVGFTFQNGNSESVKKYLGIPQNLQGVLVNKVYPNSSFSDVLQTDDFLYKVDEAYLNNEGGLLEFTGRTIVDLIEPGFVGQKLTLYFYRNGKNFKIQAELKKTDSLELYRDRQIRSFLGAGLLFQPVNRALFGKESQRVETALRYHYSYFIQDDLFKFTERDLILTTLFPDPLNSKYLNYRFKILESINGKTPANISEFRDYWKKFSNGTLVLKFRGVGLPLVLDAKTVRTIDLRVRKRFDIKSDESKEGK; this is translated from the coding sequence ATGAATAAGTTTTGGATACTTCGCGCGGGATTGGTCCTAATATTTAGTTTTCCTGTTTTTTCCCAAACAAACGGGAACTCCGATCTTAAAACATTATTGAACGGCGTTGTGATCGTTAGAAGTGATATTTATCCGGATGCAAGCGATCCTTTGGAATTCGGGGACCAGGATCTTTCTAGAGACGTTGGTTCGGGTTTCATTATTGCAGGAAATAGAATATTAACGAATGCTCATGTGATCTCAGAATCCAAGTATTTGAAGGTAAAACGTTTTAATAGCAGCAAATATTATAACGCAAAAGTGGAATTTATAGGTTTCGACTGTGATCTGGCTTTGATCTCCGTAGAAGATGAAGAATTTTTTTCCGGAGTAGAACCTCTGGAAATCACCGAGGAATCCCCTTCTTTAGGAAGTAATCTTTTAATGCTCGGTTATCCGGAAGGTGCAGAAAATCTCACATTAGAAAACGGTTTAGTCAATCGTGTGGAAAGATTGAGATATTCTTTTACCGGTTTAGATTACAGAAAAGTAATCCGCGTAGGTGCCAATATTCTTCCAGGATATTCAGGTGGTCCTGCTATCCAAAACGGAAAAGTGGCAGGGATCATTTTTGAAGTCAGCCAAATCCAAGGAAATACTGCGTATCTAATCCCGCCGGAAGTAGTACAACATTTTCTAAAAGATATACAAGACGGTCAATACGACGGGTTTCCTTTCGTAGGTTTTACTTTCCAAAATGGGAACTCCGAGTCTGTGAAAAAGTATCTGGGAATTCCTCAGAATTTGCAAGGTGTGCTTGTAAATAAGGTATATCCTAATTCTTCTTTTTCGGATGTTTTGCAAACGGATGATTTTTTATATAAGGTTGATGAGGCTTATCTGAATAATGAGGGTGGTCTTTTAGAATTTACGGGAAGAACGATCGTAGATCTAATCGAACCCGGTTTCGTAGGCCAAAAACTGACTTTGTATTTTTATAGAAACGGTAAAAACTTTAAGATCCAAGCAGAGTTAAAAAAGACCGATTCACTGGAATTGTATAGAGATCGTCAGATCAGAAGTTTTTTAGGAGCTGGACTTTTATTCCAACCGGTGAACCGAGCATTATTCGGAAAAGAAAGCCAGAGAGTAGAGACTGCTCTTAGATACCATTACAGTTATTTTATACAGGACGATCTTTTTAAATTTACGGAAAGAGATCTGATCTTGACCACTCTATTCCCGGATCCTCTCAATTCTAAATATTTAAATTATCGTTTTAAAATTTTAGAATCTATTAACGGAAAAACTCCCGCGAATATCTCAGAGTTTAGGGATTATTGGAAAAAATTCTCCAATGGGACTTTGGTTTTGAAATTCAGAGGGGTCGGGCTTCCTTTAGTATTGGATGCTAAAACAGTCAGGACAATAGACTTAAGAGTTAGAAAAAGATTCGATATCAAGTCCGACGAATCCAAGGAGGGAAAATGA
- a CDS encoding alpha/beta fold hydrolase yields MYQKEKINHTKEFDIEIDGSSIHILRFENEKPDRPFLIFLHDSLGCISLWKNFPEQLAEKVDCNLLVYDRIGYGKSGPFTSIKRDHFYLEKEADILFKIIQKLNIKTSILFGHSDGGSISLIAASKFPEYISGIITEGAHVFVEDITLNGIREVVKSYQTTKLKQVLEKYHFDKTEDVFHAWSDTWLAEKFRDWNMEHFLSSIQCPVLVVQGEEDEFGSEEQVDKIVGQVSGKSIKRMIPGAKHSPHKEAAEITMREATEFIKKIVLS; encoded by the coding sequence GTGTATCAAAAAGAAAAAATAAATCATACCAAAGAATTCGATATTGAGATAGATGGATCTTCTATACATATCCTTCGATTCGAAAATGAAAAACCGGATCGGCCATTTCTTATATTTCTACATGATTCATTAGGATGTATTTCTCTTTGGAAAAATTTTCCGGAACAATTAGCGGAGAAGGTTGACTGTAACCTACTCGTATACGACAGGATCGGCTATGGGAAATCCGGTCCTTTTACATCTATAAAAAGAGATCATTTTTATTTGGAGAAGGAAGCTGATATATTATTCAAGATCATCCAAAAACTAAATATCAAAACTAGTATTTTATTCGGTCATAGCGATGGTGGTTCTATTTCTTTAATCGCAGCTTCCAAGTTTCCGGAATATATTTCTGGAATTATAACGGAAGGCGCGCATGTATTCGTAGAAGATATTACATTAAATGGGATCAGAGAAGTGGTAAAGTCTTACCAAACCACTAAACTAAAGCAGGTGCTTGAAAAATACCATTTTGATAAGACGGAAGATGTGTTTCATGCTTGGTCTGATACCTGGCTTGCCGAAAAATTTAGAGATTGGAATATGGAACATTTTTTATCTTCTATCCAATGCCCCGTACTCGTAGTTCAGGGAGAAGAGGATGAATTTGGAAGTGAAGAACAAGTGGATAAAATTGTAGGTCAAGTATCCGGAAAATCTATTAAAAGAATGATCCCTGGAGCAAAACATTCCCCTCATAAAGAAGCGGCTGAGATCACAATGAGAGAAGCGACTGAATTTATAAAAAAAATTGTATTATCCTAG
- a CDS encoding thiol-disulfide oxidoreductase DCC family protein, with amino-acid sequence MSEFTDPIVLFDGVCNLCNGAVNVLLDLDKHKRLKFASLQSEYAKNLIQSKSLEEKIRGIDSILFWDGKEIHIKSNAIIEICDKLGGFWKILKLSYIVPRPIRNFLYDLIAKNRYRLFGKRESCRMPTPELKERILG; translated from the coding sequence TTGTCAGAATTCACGGATCCGATCGTACTATTTGATGGAGTTTGCAATTTATGCAACGGTGCAGTGAATGTACTTTTGGATCTGGACAAACATAAAAGATTAAAATTCGCCAGCCTTCAGTCTGAATATGCAAAAAACCTAATCCAATCTAAATCTTTGGAAGAAAAGATCCGGGGTATAGACAGTATCCTTTTCTGGGATGGAAAAGAGATCCATATAAAATCCAATGCAATCATTGAGATCTGTGATAAACTGGGCGGCTTCTGGAAAATCCTAAAACTCAGTTATATCGTCCCAAGACCGATCCGCAATTTTTTATACGATCTGATTGCAAAGAACAGATATAGGCTTTTCGGAAAGAGAGAATCTTGCAGGATGCCTACTCCCGAACTAAAAGAAAGGATCTTAGGATAA